The proteins below are encoded in one region of Pleuronectes platessa chromosome 12, fPlePla1.1, whole genome shotgun sequence:
- the LOC128453876 gene encoding cytochrome c oxidase assembly protein COX15 homolog, which yields MLLSSVRTAMFCGCRGASRGFQPSNRSPQLRQWLVKRSQSTIATQAEAASVQAAASVPSVASNRILGRWLLGCSGLVVGAVVLGGVTRLTESGLSMVDWHLVREMRPPQSKAEWEAEFSKYQQYPEFKIMNHDMTLPEFKFIFYMEWGHRMWGRLVGLAYVLPTIYFWRKGYFTRSMKGKVLGLCGFVFFQGLLGWYMVKSGLEEKPESHDIPRVSQYRLSAHLGSALLLYCASLWTGLTLLLPHHKIAETTRLMQLRRFAKGTGGLVFLTALSGAFVAGLDAGLVYNSFPKMGERWIPDDLLAFSPALKNVFENPTTVQFDHRILAISSLTAITGLYLFSRRMMLPRRAKVAINLLAAMAYAQVALGISTLLLYVPTPLAAVHQSGSVALLSLAIWVLAELRKLPK from the exons CGGAGTCCACAGCTACGACAATGGCTCGTGAAGAGAAGTCAGAGCACCATCGCAACACAAGCCGAGGCCGCCTCCGTCCAGGCGGCAGCCTCTGTCCCCAGTGTCGCCTCAAATCGCATCCTAGGTCGCTGGTTACTCGGCTGCAGCGGGCTGGTGGTTGGGGCTGTGGTCTTGGGTGGTGTCACCAG GCTCACAGAATCTGGGCTCTCCATGGTCGACTGGCATCTGGTGAGAGAGATGAGGCCGCCTCAGTCAAAAGCAGAGTGGGAGGCTGAGTTTTCCAAGTACCAGCAGTATCCGGAATTCAAAAT AATGAATCATGACATGACTCTGCCAGAGTTTAAGTTTATCTTCTACATGGAGTGGGGTCATCGTATGTGGGGCAGACTGGTTGGACTGGCATACGTCCTCCCTACAATCTACTTCTGGCGAAAAGGCTACTTTACCCGCTCCATGAAGGGAAAGGTGCTGGGGCTTTGTGGATTTGTCTTCTTCCAG GGCCTTCTGGGATGGTACATGGTGAAAAGCGGTCTGGAGGAAAAGCCAGAGTCTCATGACATCCCGCGGGTCAGCCAATATCGCCTGAGTGCTCACCTTGGTTCTGCTTTGCTGCTCTACTGCGCCAGTCTGTGGACAGggctcactctgctgctgcctcatcACAAG ATAGCAGAAACCACACGTCTCATGCAGCTCAGAAGGTTTGCCAAGGGCACCGGTGGCCTTGTCTTCCTAACTGCTCTCTCAG GTGCTTTTGTTGCCGGTTTGGATGCCGGGCTGGTGTACAACTCCTTCCCTAAGATGGGAGAACGATGGATCCCTGATGATCTGCTGGCCTTCTCGCCCGCCCTCAAGAACGTCTTTGAAAATCCCACAACTGTGCAGTTTGACCACAGAATTTTG GCAATCTCCTCTTTGACTGCAATTACAGGCCTCTATCTGTTCTCAAGAAGGATGATGTTGCCAAGGAGGGCAAAGGTCGCCATCAACCTCCTTGCAGCAATGGCTTATGCACAG GTTGCCCTCGGTATCAGCACCCTGTTACTGTATGTCCCCACCCCACTGGCAGCAGTGCACCAGTCTGGCTCCGTGGCTCTCCTTTCGTTGGCCATCTGGGTTCTGGCAGAGCTCCGCAAATTACCAAAGTGA
- the LOC128453834 gene encoding Kv channel-interacting protein 2: MHLFFKDKWEVEGLQTVGILLVVCSSLKLMHFLGLIDLSVEAHTDSVEDDFELSTVCHRPESMDKLQEQTKFTKKELQVLYRGFKNECPCGVVNEENFQHIYSQFFPQGDSSMYAHFLFEALDTNKNGSVSFEDFVFGLSIILRGTINDRLNWAFNLYDLNKDGCITKEEMLDIMKSIYDMMGKYTYPTMQDDAPREHVESFFQKMDRNKDGVVTVDEFIESCKKDENIMQSMQLFDNVI; encoded by the exons ATGCATCTGTTCTTCAAAGACAAGTGGGAGGTGGAGGGGCTGCAGACTGTGGGCATCCTCCTGGTGGTCTGCAGCTCCCTCAAACTGATGCACTTTCTGGGGCTTATCGACCTTTCAGTGGAAG ctcacacagacAGCGTGGAAGATGATTTTGAGTTATCCACCGTGTGCCATCGCCCTGAAAGCATGGACAAGCTTCAGGAGCAGACCAAGTTCACCAAGAAGGAGCTGCAGGTCCTCTACAGGGGCTTTAAAAAT GAATGTCCGTGCGGTGTGGTGAATGAGGAGAACTTTCAACACATTTACTCCCAGTTCTTTCCTCAGGGAG ATTCAAGTATGtatgcacatttcctgtttgaaGCCCTCGACACCAACAAGAACGGCTCGGTTAGTTTTGAG GACTTTGTATTTGGCCTATCTATCATCCTGAGAGGGACCATTAATGACCGGCTCAACTGGGCGTTCAACCTCTACGACCTGAACAAGGACGGCTGCATCACCAAAGAG GAGATGTTGGACATCATGAAGTCCATCTATGACATGATGGGGAAGTACACATACCCCACTATGCAGGACGACGCCCCAAGAGAACATGTGGAAAGCTTCTTCCAG aaaATGGACAGGAATAAAGACGGGGTGGTCACCGTAGATGAGTTCATCGAGTCTTGCAAAAAG GATGAGAACATCATGCAGTCCATGCAGCTGTTTGACAATGTCATCTAA